A genomic region of Desulfosarcina ovata subsp. ovata contains the following coding sequences:
- the tilS gene encoding tRNA lysidine(34) synthetase TilS, with the protein MPPSSATSDSHPLMATVRQTLARHQMINAGDRILVGVSGGPDSMALLHLLHHLAPSLDIHLGVAHLNHCLRGLAADADAALVRRASSALNHPCHEGRAHVSRVKQGLHLSPEEAARRVRYAFFNKTMRDGGYNKLALGHHLDDNAEQMLLALLRGSGPRGLSGIAPVRDRRIIRPLINVRRKMIEDYIATSEIACASDESNTDLRFLRNRIRHRLLPLLADEYNSRIHHHLSRLANIMRCEEAWTEALTDAPYAAAVVKRDNNHLVLCVKRLHRAHPALARRLVRRALEVLCGTLRRITFAHVIAVLRLLAESADGKEVHLPGGVRVRRNGDRLDLQRCSVHRRWRTDGPATIPQGLPMRIDAPFPETIQMTSLGFGLRFSTCRADALPDWKTVGPHQAFFDLKRISAPLTLRPVRPGDRFTPLGASGSQKLKKFFIDHHVPQNDRAIAPVLTDSNRIIWLVGRRMDDFVKVTHATTCVLVVEFFLIDTR; encoded by the coding sequence ATGCCACCATCCTCGGCAACCTCTGATTCGCATCCGCTGATGGCCACCGTCCGACAGACGCTGGCCAGGCATCAAATGATTAATGCCGGCGATCGGATTCTGGTCGGTGTCTCGGGCGGCCCCGACTCCATGGCGCTTTTGCATCTGCTCCACCATCTGGCGCCCTCACTGGATATCCATTTGGGTGTGGCCCATTTAAACCATTGTTTGCGTGGCCTGGCGGCGGACGCCGATGCCGCCCTGGTACGCCGGGCATCCAGCGCCTTGAACCATCCCTGCCATGAGGGACGCGCCCATGTATCCAGGGTCAAACAAGGGTTGCACCTCTCCCCCGAAGAGGCTGCCCGGCGGGTCCGTTACGCCTTTTTCAACAAGACCATGCGGGATGGGGGGTATAACAAACTGGCCCTCGGCCACCATCTGGATGACAACGCTGAGCAGATGCTGCTCGCCCTTTTGCGCGGCAGCGGACCACGGGGGCTTTCCGGAATTGCACCGGTAAGGGACCGGCGAATCATCCGTCCGCTCATCAACGTCCGCCGCAAAATGATTGAGGACTATATCGCCACATCAGAAATTGCCTGCGCCTCCGATGAATCCAACACCGATCTTCGTTTTCTGCGCAATCGAATCCGACACCGGCTACTGCCGCTTCTGGCCGATGAATACAACTCGCGCATTCACCACCATCTGAGTCGGCTGGCCAATATCATGCGTTGTGAGGAGGCGTGGACCGAAGCGCTGACCGATGCCCCATACGCCGCAGCCGTGGTGAAACGGGATAACAATCATCTCGTCCTTTGCGTGAAACGCCTTCATCGGGCGCATCCCGCCCTGGCCCGCCGCTTGGTGCGTCGAGCCTTGGAAGTGTTGTGCGGTACGTTGCGACGGATCACGTTCGCCCATGTCATCGCCGTCCTCCGCCTTCTGGCCGAATCTGCCGATGGAAAGGAAGTTCATCTGCCCGGCGGCGTTCGGGTCCGGCGAAACGGTGATCGATTGGATCTTCAACGCTGTAGTGTCCATCGGCGGTGGCGGACGGACGGCCCCGCAACCATACCTCAGGGGTTGCCGATGCGGATCGATGCCCCCTTCCCGGAAACCATCCAGATGACCTCACTGGGATTCGGGCTGCGCTTTTCAACCTGCCGTGCCGACGCATTGCCCGATTGGAAAACCGTGGGGCCCCACCAGGCCTTTTTCGATCTGAAACGGATTTCAGCCCCGCTGACCCTGCGCCCCGTGCGACCGGGTGACCGTTTTACCCCACTGGGCGCTTCAGGATCGCAAAAGCTTAAAAAATTCTTCATCGATCACCATGTTCCCCAAAACGATCGGGCCATCGCCCCCGTGCTCACCGACAGCAATCGGATTATCTGGCTGGTGGGCCGGCGCATGGACGATTTCGTCAAGGTAACCCATGCCACCACCTGCGTTCTGGTGGTTGAATTTTTCTTGATTGACACCCGATGA
- a CDS encoding DUF3568 family protein: MHRTVNTILLLSVLVLTTGCAALVVGAGTGAGVYTWVKGELIRSYASDLKRTENAVLQSLEYLKIPVEEKTQTASETTIKARQNDGSPVKVRITTVQYDMTEVAIRCGYVGYWDRKDAELIHATILGNL, encoded by the coding sequence ATGCACCGTACTGTTAATACAATACTGTTGCTGTCTGTCCTTGTTCTCACCACGGGCTGTGCCGCCCTGGTTGTCGGCGCAGGAACGGGTGCCGGGGTCTATACCTGGGTCAAGGGAGAGTTGATCCGCTCCTACGCCAGTGATCTCAAGCGTACCGAAAATGCCGTTCTCCAGAGTCTGGAATACCTGAAGATCCCCGTTGAGGAAAAAACCCAGACGGCCAGTGAGACCACCATCAAGGCACGCCAGAACGATGGCTCCCCGGTAAAAGTAAGGATCACCACCGTACAATACGACATGACCGAGGTCGCCATCCGGTGCGGCTATGTCGGCTATTGGGATCGTAAAGACGCTGAACTGATTCATGCCACCATCCTCGGCAACCTCTGA
- the grpE gene encoding nucleotide exchange factor GrpE — protein sequence MAPEKKIVIDDEIEQESEAASTTENEVADAADSQADLEAQLAAAQADANDHRDRMLRMAAELENYKKRAAREQDDLRKFATEKLISQLLTVVDNLERAVASATDDSQPQNGQSVVDGVVLTLAEVKKILEQNHVTPIDSLGQPFDPAFHQAMCQEPCSDQPPNTVVQEYQKGYLIHDRLLRPAMVVVSTGATNGKDNENAVDTNA from the coding sequence ATGGCACCAGAGAAGAAGATTGTAATTGACGACGAAATCGAACAGGAATCAGAGGCCGCATCGACGACGGAAAATGAGGTGGCCGATGCCGCTGATTCGCAAGCTGATCTGGAAGCACAACTGGCGGCAGCCCAGGCGGATGCCAACGATCACCGTGACCGCATGCTGCGCATGGCGGCAGAGCTGGAAAACTACAAAAAACGGGCGGCGCGGGAGCAGGATGACTTAAGGAAGTTTGCCACGGAGAAACTGATCAGCCAGTTGCTGACCGTCGTGGACAACCTTGAACGGGCCGTCGCATCGGCAACCGACGACAGTCAACCACAAAACGGCCAAAGCGTCGTCGACGGGGTCGTCCTGACACTGGCTGAAGTCAAGAAAATCCTTGAACAGAATCACGTAACGCCCATCGATTCTTTGGGGCAGCCTTTTGATCCGGCCTTTCATCAGGCCATGTGTCAGGAACCGTGCAGTGACCAGCCGCCCAATACGGTGGTTCAGGAGTATCAGAAAGGCTATCTGATTCATGACCGGCTGCTTCGTCCGGCCATGGTTGTGGTCTCAACGGGGGCAACGAACGGAAAAGATAACGAAAACGCGGTCGATACGAACGCATAA
- the dnaK gene encoding molecular chaperone DnaK, giving the protein MGKIIGIDLGTTNSCVAIMDGGDAKVITNAEGGRTTPSIVAVSESGERMVGQIAKRQAITNPENTVFAVKRLIGRKFSSPEVQKDVKILPYHVKQAENGDVRIDLRGKLHSPAEISSFILAHIKKYAEDYLGEPVTDAVITVPAYFNDSQRQSTKDAGKIAGLNVLRIINEPTAASLAYGLDKRAEEKIAVFDLGGGTFDISILEIGEGVFEVKATNGDTHLGGEDFDLRLIDYLADEFKKDQGIDLRNDKMALQRLKEAAEKAKMELSSSMETDVNLPFITADASGPKHLNVKITRAKLEALVADLLDNMEAPCRTALKDAGLSTGDINEVILVGGMTRMPAVQERVKRIFGKDPHRGVNPDEVVAVGAAIQGGVLKGDVKDVLLLDVTPLSLGIETLGGVMTKLIDKNTTIPTRKSQVFSTAADNQPAVSIHVLQGEREMAANNKTLGRFELVGIPPAPRGVPQIEVTFDIDANGIVNVSAKDTATGKEQSIQITASSGLSKEEIDKLVKDAELHADDDKKKKELVEARNHADTLIYSTEKSLKDLGEKVDAETRSNIETASAALKKAMEGEDLQEIQRLSEELTQASHKVAEAMYKQASESGAAGAAPGADAGAESGAGAGAADDDVVDADFEEVKDKK; this is encoded by the coding sequence ATGGGCAAGATTATCGGAATTGACCTCGGGACCACCAACTCATGTGTGGCCATCATGGACGGCGGCGATGCCAAAGTCATCACCAACGCCGAGGGAGGGCGGACCACGCCATCCATCGTGGCCGTCAGCGAAAGCGGTGAGCGCATGGTCGGCCAGATTGCCAAGCGTCAGGCCATCACCAATCCGGAAAACACCGTATTTGCCGTCAAGCGGCTGATCGGCAGAAAGTTCTCTTCTCCCGAAGTCCAAAAGGACGTCAAAATCCTCCCTTACCACGTCAAACAGGCAGAAAATGGCGATGTCCGCATCGATCTGCGAGGGAAACTGCACAGCCCCGCTGAGATTTCCTCGTTTATCCTGGCGCATATCAAAAAATATGCCGAGGACTACCTGGGCGAGCCGGTTACCGATGCGGTCATCACCGTTCCGGCCTACTTCAACGACAGCCAGCGTCAATCCACCAAGGATGCCGGCAAGATCGCCGGGCTTAACGTGCTGCGGATTATCAACGAGCCCACCGCGGCGTCCCTGGCTTACGGACTGGACAAGCGTGCTGAAGAAAAGATCGCCGTCTTCGATCTGGGTGGCGGGACATTCGATATTTCGATCCTGGAGATAGGGGAAGGGGTTTTCGAAGTCAAGGCCACCAACGGCGACACCCATCTGGGTGGTGAGGATTTCGACCTGCGGCTGATCGACTACCTGGCCGACGAGTTCAAGAAGGATCAGGGCATTGATCTGAGAAACGACAAAATGGCCCTGCAGCGGCTCAAAGAGGCGGCTGAGAAGGCCAAAATGGAACTCTCCTCATCCATGGAAACCGATGTGAACCTGCCGTTCATCACTGCGGACGCCAGTGGCCCCAAACATCTCAATGTTAAAATTACCCGGGCCAAGCTGGAGGCGCTGGTCGCCGACCTGTTGGATAATATGGAGGCACCCTGCCGGACCGCGCTGAAGGATGCCGGCCTTTCCACGGGAGACATCAACGAGGTTATCCTCGTGGGGGGCATGACCCGTATGCCGGCCGTTCAGGAGCGGGTGAAGCGGATTTTCGGCAAGGATCCCCACCGGGGGGTCAATCCTGACGAAGTCGTGGCCGTGGGGGCCGCCATTCAAGGCGGTGTTCTCAAGGGGGATGTCAAGGACGTGCTTCTTCTGGACGTGACCCCGCTTTCCCTGGGCATCGAGACCCTGGGTGGGGTGATGACCAAACTCATCGACAAGAACACCACCATCCCGACCCGCAAAAGCCAAGTTTTCTCCACCGCGGCGGACAATCAGCCGGCCGTCTCCATCCATGTGCTCCAGGGTGAGCGTGAAATGGCGGCCAACAACAAAACTCTCGGCCGGTTTGAACTGGTCGGTATCCCGCCTGCCCCCCGGGGCGTGCCCCAGATCGAGGTCACCTTCGATATCGATGCCAATGGTATTGTCAATGTTTCTGCCAAGGATACGGCCACTGGGAAAGAGCAGTCTATCCAGATTACGGCGTCCAGCGGCCTATCCAAAGAGGAGATTGACAAACTGGTCAAGGATGCCGAGTTGCATGCCGATGATGATAAAAAGAAAAAGGAACTGGTTGAGGCCCGCAACCATGCCGATACCCTGATTTACAGTACCGAAAAATCCCTTAAGGATCTTGGGGAGAAAGTGGACGCCGAGACCCGCAGCAACATCGAAACCGCCTCTGCAGCGCTGAAAAAAGCCATGGAGGGCGAAGATCTTCAGGAAATTCAGCGCCTGAGCGAGGAACTCACCCAGGCATCCCACAAAGTCGCCGAGGCCATGTACAAACAGGCCTCCGAGTCCGGCGCTGCCGGCGCGGCGCCCGGTGCCGATGCCGGCGCGGAATCCGGTGCGGGTGCTGGGGCGGCCGACGATGATGTGGTTGACGCCGACTTTGAAGAGGTCAAAGACAAAAAATAG
- a CDS encoding class I adenylate-forming enzyme family protein yields MLITEILARNARMYGQETALIEREPALERRREITWKAFDEQASTIAQVLIARGVRKGDRVIHLMMNCLEWLPAYFGILRTGAWAVPLNFRFVAETIANCSLTAEARVFIFGEEFIDRVDQIREQIQSCVQHFIFTGPEEKRPDWAESLKTLMATHPAEPPSVKIDICDDAALYFTSGTTGTPKATRLTHRNLEHACYVENRHHNQVHTDNFLCMPPLYHTGAKMHWFGNFIVGARAVILKGIDPHWIIEAISEEQVTIVWLLVPWALDLLFAIESGELKLTNYQLDQWRLMHIGAQPVPSSLIREWQKIFPNHQYDTNYGLTECTGPGCIHLGLENMHKVGAIGVPGFDWEYQIVDDDHQPVMPGNPGELILKGPGVMKEYYQNPEATAATIVDGWLLTGDVARQDEDGFIWLVDRKKDVIITGGENIYPVEIEAFLMGHPRIQDVAVIGLPSLRLGEIATAIIKVKNGAVLTKEEVDDFCSGLARYKRPRKIIFADVPRNPTGKIEKPRLREQYAGKKESFQV; encoded by the coding sequence ATGCTGATTACCGAGATTCTTGCCCGCAACGCAAGAATGTATGGTCAGGAAACCGCCCTCATCGAACGGGAACCGGCGTTGGAGCGCCGCAGGGAAATCACCTGGAAAGCCTTTGACGAACAGGCCAGCACCATTGCTCAGGTATTGATCGCCCGAGGGGTCCGCAAAGGGGATCGCGTGATTCACCTGATGATGAACTGCCTTGAGTGGCTGCCCGCCTATTTCGGTATCTTGCGGACCGGTGCCTGGGCGGTGCCCCTCAATTTCCGGTTTGTGGCCGAAACGATCGCCAATTGCAGCCTCACTGCAGAGGCCAGGGTTTTTATCTTCGGTGAGGAGTTCATCGACCGGGTGGACCAGATCCGCGAACAAATCCAATCCTGCGTGCAGCACTTCATTTTCACCGGACCGGAAGAAAAGCGTCCCGACTGGGCCGAATCCCTGAAAACGCTGATGGCTACCCATCCGGCCGAGCCCCCCAGCGTTAAGATCGATATTTGCGACGATGCGGCGCTTTACTTCACCTCCGGCACCACCGGAACCCCAAAGGCCACCCGGCTGACCCATCGCAACCTTGAGCATGCCTGCTACGTGGAAAACCGTCACCACAACCAGGTCCACACGGACAATTTCCTGTGCATGCCGCCCCTGTACCACACTGGAGCCAAAATGCATTGGTTCGGCAACTTTATCGTGGGCGCCCGGGCGGTTATCTTAAAAGGCATCGATCCCCACTGGATCATCGAGGCGATCTCCGAGGAGCAGGTCACCATCGTCTGGCTGCTGGTGCCCTGGGCACTGGATCTTCTCTTCGCCATTGAAAGCGGCGAGTTGAAATTAACGAACTATCAGCTGGACCAGTGGCGGCTGATGCACATTGGCGCCCAGCCGGTTCCCTCGAGCCTGATCCGGGAGTGGCAAAAAATCTTTCCCAACCACCAGTACGATACCAATTACGGCCTGACCGAATGCACAGGGCCCGGCTGTATCCACCTGGGTCTGGAAAACATGCACAAAGTGGGTGCCATCGGCGTCCCCGGTTTCGACTGGGAGTATCAGATTGTCGACGACGACCACCAGCCGGTCATGCCGGGAAACCCGGGCGAGCTGATTCTGAAGGGGCCCGGTGTGATGAAAGAGTATTATCAAAACCCCGAAGCCACCGCCGCCACGATTGTCGACGGGTGGCTGCTTACCGGCGATGTGGCCCGGCAGGACGAGGATGGCTTCATCTGGCTGGTGGATCGGAAAAAGGACGTTATCATCACTGGCGGGGAGAACATCTATCCGGTGGAAATCGAAGCGTTTCTCATGGGGCATCCGCGCATTCAGGATGTTGCGGTCATCGGCTTGCCGAGCCTGCGACTGGGCGAGATCGCCACAGCCATCATCAAGGTTAAAAATGGCGCCGTATTGACCAAGGAGGAGGTGGACGATTTTTGCAGTGGCCTGGCGCGCTACAAGCGCCCCAGGAAAATCATTTTCGCGGATGTGCCCAGGAACCCCACCGGCAAAATTGAAAAGCCCAGACTGCGCGAGCAGTATGCCGGGAAAAAGGAGAGTTTCCAGGTCTGA
- the serA gene encoding phosphoglycerate dehydrogenase: MKVLVSDNLGEDGIRMFQDASNIDVDVKTGLAPEALKAIIADYDALVIRSATKVTEELLQAATRLKVVGRAGIGLDNVDIPAATQRGVVVMNTPTGNVVTTAEHAIAMMLALTRNIPTGTASLRDGRWEKKKLQGREIFNKVLGVIGFGKIGAIVADRARGLKMNVVIHDPFVTPEQIQKAGFTPVDLDTLYQQADYISVHVPKLKNTLGMINADAFGKMKDGVMIINCARGGIVAENDLYDALVSGKVAGAALDVFETEPPVESPLVAHERVICTPHLGASTREAQTNVAVAVARQIIDFLTAGTVANAVNMPSVTGEALEKIGPYLTLAERMGCLQAQLVQGPIKEVVVEFHGDFKDLDLSPVSTAVLKGILTPVVKDDVNFVNAQVMAQQRGIKVTETSSAESDYYVNQFTVRAITTEMTSVVSGTIFGKKDPRIVKIDKFRLEMIPHGHMALIQNIDKPGSIGEIGTTLGKHKINIGRMQVGQEEEGDRNIIFLTTDTPIPEAVVDEMRQLALVKTVTPLEF; this comes from the coding sequence ATGAAGGTGCTGGTCAGTGACAATCTGGGGGAGGATGGCATCCGCATGTTTCAGGATGCATCGAATATTGATGTAGATGTGAAAACCGGTCTGGCACCGGAGGCGCTTAAGGCGATTATCGCCGACTATGATGCGTTGGTGATTCGTAGCGCCACCAAAGTGACCGAAGAATTGCTTCAGGCGGCCACCCGGCTGAAGGTTGTCGGACGGGCTGGTATTGGTCTGGACAATGTGGATATTCCGGCAGCCACCCAACGTGGGGTGGTGGTGATGAATACGCCCACGGGCAATGTGGTCACCACGGCGGAGCACGCCATTGCCATGATGCTGGCCCTGACCCGCAACATCCCCACCGGTACGGCGTCCCTGCGGGACGGACGTTGGGAAAAGAAGAAACTGCAGGGTCGGGAGATTTTCAATAAGGTGCTGGGGGTGATCGGGTTCGGAAAGATCGGCGCCATTGTGGCCGACCGGGCCCGCGGCCTGAAGATGAACGTGGTTATCCACGATCCCTTTGTCACTCCGGAACAGATCCAGAAGGCCGGTTTTACGCCTGTGGATCTGGACACGCTCTACCAGCAGGCCGATTACATTTCCGTACATGTACCCAAACTGAAAAACACCCTTGGGATGATCAATGCGGATGCATTCGGAAAGATGAAGGACGGGGTGATGATCATCAACTGTGCCCGCGGCGGTATCGTGGCGGAAAACGATCTTTACGATGCCCTTGTCTCCGGCAAGGTGGCCGGTGCGGCCCTGGACGTTTTCGAAACCGAACCGCCAGTAGAGAGCCCGCTGGTAGCCCATGAACGGGTGATCTGTACGCCCCACTTGGGCGCCTCTACCCGGGAGGCTCAGACCAACGTGGCCGTCGCCGTCGCCCGGCAGATCATCGACTTCCTTACCGCCGGCACCGTGGCCAATGCAGTGAACATGCCGTCGGTGACCGGAGAGGCCCTGGAAAAAATTGGTCCCTACCTGACCCTGGCCGAGCGCATGGGATGCCTGCAGGCACAACTGGTCCAGGGCCCGATCAAAGAGGTTGTGGTCGAGTTCCATGGCGATTTCAAGGACCTTGACCTTTCACCGGTTTCCACGGCGGTGCTGAAGGGGATCCTCACCCCGGTGGTCAAGGACGACGTCAACTTCGTCAACGCTCAGGTCATGGCCCAGCAACGGGGCATCAAGGTTACCGAAACCAGCAGCGCCGAGTCGGACTACTATGTCAACCAGTTTACCGTCCGGGCCATCACCACCGAAATGACCAGCGTGGTTTCCGGTACGATTTTCGGGAAAAAGGATCCGCGGATCGTCAAGATTGACAAATTCCGTCTGGAGATGATCCCCCACGGCCATATGGCCCTGATTCAGAATATTGATAAACCCGGCTCCATCGGTGAAATCGGTACCACCCTCGGGAAACACAAGATCAACATTGGCCGGATGCAGGTGGGACAGGAAGAGGAGGGTGACCGCAATATTATTTTCCTGACCACGGATACGCCGATACCCGAAGCTGTGGTTGACGAAATGCGCCAGTTGGCCCTGGTCAAAACCGTTACCCCGTTGGAGTTTTAA
- a CDS encoding DUF1844 domain-containing protein, protein MTDDKKAHTEDAGGKPQTSGSPPLPTINFATFIFSLNSSALVQLGMMEDPMTGQKTKNLPMAKQTIDVISMLEEKTRGNLDGDEAAMIKNILYDLRILYVKEKG, encoded by the coding sequence ATGACAGACGATAAAAAGGCGCACACGGAAGACGCCGGAGGGAAACCGCAGACATCGGGATCCCCGCCGCTGCCGACCATTAATTTTGCTACTTTCATCTTTTCGCTCAATTCATCGGCACTGGTTCAACTGGGCATGATGGAAGATCCCATGACCGGCCAGAAGACCAAGAACCTGCCGATGGCCAAGCAGACCATCGATGTCATCTCGATGCTGGAAGAGAAGACCCGCGGCAATCTGGATGGTGATGAAGCGGCAATGATCAAGAACATTCTCTATGACTTGCGGATTCTCTACGTGAAAGAGAAGGGGTAG
- the ispE gene encoding 4-(cytidine 5'-diphospho)-2-C-methyl-D-erythritol kinase codes for MTVTVHAPAKINLFLRITGKRSDGYHELSSVMCPVALYDTVTITFGDDDGIQVACAHPAVPEDSSNLVARAAALFFETAFAGCPPLGGGMRIHIEKRIPVGAGLGGGSSDAAAVLVALNRHFGLPLTHTTLQAVGARIGADVPFFIFGAPALATGIGEQLAAFPYLAPWTALLVYPGVAISTAWVYKNLNLRLTKDEKKLSKFHFNGRFFRLDEHLVNDLEPVTESAFPVITEIKRLLQAHGAKGAMMSGSGSAVFGLYADRDRAESAYKVLCGNQQRQNWTLYIADLLI; via the coding sequence GTGACCGTTACGGTTCACGCGCCAGCCAAGATCAACCTGTTTTTGCGGATTACCGGCAAGCGTTCCGACGGTTACCACGAGCTCAGTTCGGTCATGTGCCCGGTCGCCCTGTACGACACGGTGACCATCACTTTTGGCGATGATGACGGAATCCAGGTTGCCTGTGCGCATCCGGCGGTTCCCGAGGATTCCTCCAACCTGGTGGCCCGGGCTGCCGCCCTTTTTTTCGAAACGGCGTTTGCCGGATGCCCGCCGCTTGGGGGAGGGATGCGGATCCACATCGAAAAGCGCATTCCCGTTGGCGCCGGGTTGGGCGGCGGCAGCAGTGACGCCGCCGCCGTCCTGGTGGCACTCAATCGCCATTTTGGATTGCCGTTGACCCACACCACCCTCCAGGCGGTGGGTGCCCGCATCGGTGCGGATGTTCCCTTCTTTATTTTTGGTGCCCCCGCGCTGGCAACGGGAATCGGTGAGCAGCTGGCTGCTTTTCCCTACCTGGCCCCCTGGACGGCCCTGCTGGTCTATCCCGGGGTGGCCATCTCCACGGCCTGGGTATACAAAAATCTGAATTTACGATTGACAAAAGACGAAAAAAAACTTAGTAAATTCCACTTTAACGGCCGATTTTTCAGGCTTGACGAGCATTTGGTCAATGACTTGGAGCCGGTGACTGAAAGCGCTTTTCCGGTCATAACGGAGATAAAGCGTTTGCTGCAAGCGCATGGCGCAAAGGGGGCCATGATGTCCGGCAGTGGTTCAGCGGTGTTCGGGTTGTATGCCGATCGCGATCGAGCCGAATCAGCGTACAAGGTCTTGTGTGGCAATCAGCAACGTCAAAACTGGACGCTTTACATTGCAGACCTTTTGATCTAA
- a CDS encoding ribose-phosphate diphosphokinase, which yields MTTKKHNFCIFTGNSNPDLADKIGRYLEMPLCGAVVKRFSDGEIQIEIEENVRQKDVFIVQSTCEPVNDNLVEMLLMVDALKRASARRITAVIPYYGYARQDRKVAPRVPISAKLVADLLTTAGVTRVITMDLHAGQIQGFFNIPVDNLYAAPVLLESIKNEFDNGDLVVVSPDAGGVERARAFAKRLNAGLAIIDKRRSSPNKAKAMAVIGDVTDKTVIIQDDMIDTAGTLTEAVNAIMDRGAREVHACCAHAVLSGPALDRINTSPITSVVCTDTIPLGEKQQECNKIKVLSIANLVGEAIIRSYTGDSVTSLFV from the coding sequence GTGACCACGAAAAAACACAATTTCTGTATTTTTACTGGAAATTCCAATCCGGATTTGGCGGATAAGATTGGACGCTACCTGGAGATGCCGCTTTGCGGCGCCGTCGTCAAGCGTTTCAGCGACGGAGAAATCCAGATTGAGATCGAAGAAAACGTTCGTCAGAAGGACGTTTTTATTGTCCAGTCGACTTGTGAACCGGTAAACGATAATCTTGTTGAAATGCTGCTGATGGTCGATGCCCTCAAACGGGCCTCGGCGCGCCGGATTACCGCCGTCATTCCCTACTACGGTTATGCCCGCCAGGATCGGAAAGTGGCGCCCCGGGTTCCCATCAGCGCAAAGCTGGTGGCTGACCTGTTGACTACCGCCGGTGTGACCCGCGTGATCACCATGGACCTGCATGCCGGACAGATTCAGGGCTTTTTCAACATCCCCGTTGACAACCTCTATGCGGCACCGGTGCTGCTGGAATCCATAAAAAACGAATTTGATAATGGCGATCTGGTGGTCGTTTCACCGGATGCCGGCGGTGTGGAACGGGCGCGCGCTTTCGCCAAACGGCTCAATGCCGGACTGGCCATCATCGATAAACGGCGTTCGTCACCCAACAAAGCCAAGGCCATGGCGGTGATTGGCGATGTAACGGACAAAACGGTGATTATCCAGGACGACATGATCGATACCGCCGGAACTCTCACCGAGGCCGTGAATGCCATCATGGACAGGGGCGCCCGGGAGGTGCATGCCTGCTGTGCCCATGCGGTGCTTTCCGGTCCGGCGCTGGATCGGATCAATACGTCGCCGATTACCAGTGTCGTTTGCACGGATACCATCCCTCTGGGTGAAAAACAGCAAGAATGTAATAAAATTAAAGTGCTTTCCATCGCCAACCTGGTGGGGGAGGCGATTATTCGAAGCTACACCGGGGATTCGGTAACATCCCTGTTTGTGTAA
- a CDS encoding 50S ribosomal protein L25/general stress protein Ctc, with product MNLKATLREAVGNGPSRVLRRDGKIPAILYGPKTDPIKLTIENLELEPIFKSGAVAQKLLKLEISGADQGRNVMVKDMQRHPVSNTLLHLDLYEVSMGQKIKVMVPVATTGKSKGVEMGGMLQIIRRELEVLCLPDQIPEMITIDVTDLDVGDSFHVEELQLEGDIEVPAEVNFTILTILGASKQEEEEGEEEGEEEGEETAEASAEE from the coding sequence ATGAATCTTAAAGCAACCCTGCGGGAAGCCGTGGGCAACGGACCCTCACGGGTGCTTCGCAGAGATGGCAAAATTCCTGCCATTTTGTATGGACCCAAAACCGATCCGATCAAACTGACCATCGAAAACCTCGAGCTCGAACCGATATTCAAAAGTGGTGCGGTGGCTCAGAAGCTTCTGAAATTGGAAATCAGCGGGGCCGATCAAGGCCGCAACGTGATGGTCAAGGATATGCAGCGCCATCCGGTTTCCAATACGCTTTTGCATCTTGACCTCTACGAAGTGTCCATGGGCCAGAAAATCAAGGTCATGGTTCCGGTTGCCACCACGGGCAAAAGCAAGGGCGTTGAAATGGGCGGAATGCTTCAGATTATCCGCCGGGAGTTGGAAGTCCTCTGCCTGCCCGACCAGATTCCGGAAATGATCACCATTGACGTGACCGACCTTGATGTCGGCGATTCGTTCCACGTCGAAGAGCTCCAACTGGAGGGCGATATTGAAGTGCCGGCTGAAGTCAACTTCACGATTCTGACCATCCTGGGCGCCAGCAAGCAGGAGGAAGAGGAAGGCGAAGAAGAGGGCGAAGAAGAGGGTGAAGAGACGGCTGAAGCATCGGCCGAAGAATAA